From the Streptomyces nigrescens genome, one window contains:
- a CDS encoding TetR-like C-terminal domain-containing protein, giving the protein MPVQSDRRSRRSRTAMESALLELIGDRDLSQISVSDVTGRADVHRSTFYEHYTDVHDLAASACTEMFDQLLSATSALSVTGDSSEGDSSKEGSHPSLTAMFAHVAEHRALYEALLGADGSARVINHLLQRMTESIRPRLSAQLTDSEGGTDDSAAAFVSGALLGAIADWLHRGCPGTPERFATAIWPQLVAATLARPA; this is encoded by the coding sequence GTGCCCGTTCAAAGTGACCGCCGCTCCCGCCGTTCCCGTACCGCGATGGAGAGCGCACTGCTGGAATTGATCGGTGACCGTGACCTCAGCCAGATCTCGGTCTCCGACGTGACCGGCCGCGCTGACGTGCACCGCTCGACTTTCTACGAGCACTACACAGACGTGCATGACCTGGCCGCCTCGGCATGCACGGAGATGTTCGACCAGCTGCTCTCCGCCACCTCGGCGCTCTCGGTGACCGGGGATTCCTCGGAGGGGGATTCCTCGAAGGAGGGCTCGCACCCCTCCCTCACGGCGATGTTCGCCCATGTCGCCGAACATCGCGCTCTCTATGAGGCTCTTCTCGGTGCCGATGGCAGCGCCCGGGTGATCAACCACCTCCTGCAGCGCATGACGGAATCCATCCGGCCGAGGCTTTCCGCCCAGCTCACCGACAGCGAGGGTGGTACGGACGACTCCGCGGCCGCCTTTGTCTCCGGAGCACTTCTCGGCGCCATCGCGGACTGGCTCCACCGCGGCTGCCCCGGAACGCCGGAACGCTTCGCCACCGCGATCTGGCCGCAGCTGGTCGCCGCGACACTCGCCCGGCCGGCCTGA
- a CDS encoding SDR family oxidoreductase, whose translation MSQSVVVVIGVGGMGESIARRLGSGARLLIADFNAEALEAVRAQLEKDGYAVTAAPVDVSSRESVCALARQAADLGPVRTVVHTAGLSPAQASVAAILAVDLLGVALVLEEFGQVVAPGGSGVVIASMAGHRNPGLSGEEAVQLATTPADELLSLPVAAKERFSGPGAAYTFSKEANLLRVRAASSIWGARNARINSVSPGAIATPMGQAELVGEHGDMMRRMIAASNAKRAGTAADITDAVAFLVGPSASFISGTDLLVDGGVTALATG comes from the coding sequence ATGAGCCAGTCAGTAGTCGTCGTCATCGGTGTCGGCGGGATGGGAGAGTCCATCGCCCGCCGTCTGGGCTCCGGAGCCCGGCTCCTGATCGCAGACTTCAATGCCGAGGCCCTGGAAGCCGTCCGTGCGCAGCTGGAGAAGGACGGGTACGCCGTAACGGCCGCCCCGGTCGACGTCTCATCCCGGGAATCCGTCTGCGCGCTGGCTCGCCAGGCCGCCGACCTCGGCCCGGTGCGGACCGTGGTCCACACGGCCGGACTCTCGCCCGCGCAAGCGTCCGTCGCCGCCATACTCGCCGTCGATCTGCTGGGAGTCGCACTCGTGCTGGAGGAATTCGGCCAGGTCGTCGCCCCAGGCGGTTCCGGCGTGGTCATCGCCAGCATGGCCGGCCACCGAAACCCCGGGCTGTCCGGCGAAGAAGCCGTGCAACTGGCCACGACACCGGCCGACGAACTGCTCTCCCTCCCGGTCGCGGCCAAGGAACGATTCTCCGGCCCAGGGGCGGCCTATACCTTCTCCAAGGAAGCCAACCTGTTGCGCGTGAGGGCCGCGAGCTCCATCTGGGGCGCACGGAACGCACGGATCAACTCCGTGAGTCCCGGAGCGATCGCCACCCCCATGGGGCAGGCGGAACTCGTCGGCGAACACGGGGACATGATGCGAAGGATGATTGCCGCCTCCAACGCCAAGCGAGCCGGAACAGCGGCCGACATCACCGACGCCGTCGCCTTCCTCGTCGGCCCGTCAGCAAGCTTCATCTCCGGCACCGATCTGCTCGTGGACGGCGGCGTCACGGCACTCGCCACCGGCTGA
- a CDS encoding VOC family protein encodes MAIQRMDNVGIVVEDMDAAIAFFVELGMELEGRAEVEGLFADQCTGLDGVRCDIAMVRTPDGHSRLELAKYRSPAVISAGPRNRPHNILGTHRVMFAVDDIEDTVARLRPHGAELVGEIARFEDSHLLCYLRGPEGIIVGLAEQLR; translated from the coding sequence ATGGCGATTCAGCGGATGGACAACGTCGGCATCGTCGTCGAGGACATGGATGCCGCCATCGCGTTCTTCGTGGAACTCGGTATGGAGCTGGAGGGCAGGGCGGAGGTCGAGGGCCTCTTCGCCGACCAGTGCACCGGACTCGACGGCGTCCGCTGTGACATCGCGATGGTCCGGACCCCGGACGGTCACAGCCGGCTCGAGCTGGCGAAGTACCGCAGCCCCGCGGTGATCAGCGCTGGGCCGCGCAACCGGCCGCACAACATTCTGGGCACGCACCGCGTCATGTTCGCCGTCGACGACATCGAGGACACCGTTGCCCGCCTGCGCCCTCACGGCGCCGAACTCGTCGGCGAGATCGCCCGGTTCGAGGACAGCCATCTGCTCTGCTACCTCCGCGGCCCGGAGGGCATCATCGTCGGCCTGGCCGAGCAACTGCGCTGA
- a CDS encoding glycine betaine ABC transporter substrate-binding protein, with amino-acid sequence MRLARVRTAVAGAGALLLAVAGLSGCGLTSGSPLADSVRPGSVGKGRPLKGAQLTVTSKEFTEQIILGQIMGLVFKAAGAEVLDRTNIQGSIGAREAVKSGAADGMYEYTGTAWITYLGHTKRVVDPHGQWEAVREEDRRNGITWLPAAPLNNTYALVANQANAQKYKLRTLSDVARLTKKDPGAATICGGSEFSVREDGLPGVAKTYGFALRRGNFKKMDDGVVYTQVAEGAACALGVAATTDGRIPELKLKVLEDDRHFFPNYNAAPEMNSATMRKYPAIADLLAPITKRLTGAEAQRLNARVDVDGEDPHEVAKDWLVREGFIREG; translated from the coding sequence ATGCGCCTGGCCCGGGTACGGACGGCCGTCGCAGGCGCGGGCGCCCTGCTGCTCGCCGTCGCAGGGCTGAGCGGCTGCGGACTGACCAGCGGCAGCCCGCTGGCCGACTCGGTGCGGCCCGGCTCCGTCGGGAAGGGGCGACCGCTGAAGGGCGCCCAACTGACCGTGACCTCAAAGGAGTTCACCGAGCAGATCATCCTGGGTCAGATCATGGGGCTGGTCTTCAAAGCGGCCGGCGCGGAAGTCCTGGACCGGACGAACATCCAGGGCTCGATCGGTGCCCGCGAGGCGGTCAAGTCCGGTGCGGCGGACGGGATGTACGAGTACACCGGCACGGCCTGGATCACCTACCTCGGTCACACCAAGCGGGTCGTCGACCCGCACGGGCAGTGGGAGGCCGTACGCGAAGAGGACCGCCGCAACGGCATCACCTGGCTGCCCGCCGCCCCGCTCAACAACACCTACGCGCTGGTCGCGAACCAGGCGAATGCGCAGAAGTACAAGCTGCGCACACTCTCCGACGTGGCACGTCTGACGAAGAAAGACCCGGGCGCGGCGACGATCTGCGGCGGAAGCGAGTTCTCGGTGCGCGAGGACGGCCTGCCGGGCGTGGCGAAGACGTACGGATTCGCCCTCCGGCGCGGGAACTTCAAAAAGATGGACGACGGCGTCGTCTACACCCAGGTCGCCGAGGGCGCGGCCTGCGCCCTCGGCGTGGCGGCCACCACCGACGGCCGCATTCCCGAACTCAAGCTGAAGGTGCTGGAGGACGACCGGCACTTCTTCCCCAACTACAACGCGGCACCCGAGATGAACAGCGCCACCATGAGGAAGTACCCCGCCATCGCCGACCTCCTCGCCCCGATCACCAAGCGGCTGACGGGGGCGGAGGCCCAGCGGCTGAACGCACGGGTGGACGTGGACGGAGAGGACCCGCACGAGGTGGCGAAGGACTGGCTGGTGCGGGAGGGCTTCATCCGGGAAGGCTGA
- a CDS encoding MerR family transcriptional regulator, whose amino-acid sequence MLKEIEMRIGELANLTGVSARSLRYYEQQGLLAPLRAENGYRVYGELDAARAANIKDALDAGLTLDEVRPALVKGCLDVPLRESPYCAEELRRATDRLTALDDRIAALQELRGRLAKHIDETVTRRPVEGTD is encoded by the coding sequence ATGTTGAAGGAGATCGAGATGCGGATCGGGGAGCTGGCGAACCTGACCGGCGTCAGCGCCCGGTCCCTGCGCTACTACGAGCAGCAAGGCCTCCTGGCGCCCCTCCGCGCCGAGAACGGCTACCGCGTGTACGGCGAGCTCGACGCCGCACGGGCCGCCAACATCAAGGACGCCCTCGACGCCGGCCTCACCCTGGACGAAGTCCGCCCCGCGCTGGTTAAGGGTTGCCTGGACGTGCCGCTGCGTGAAAGCCCTTACTGCGCCGAGGAGTTGCGGCGGGCCACCGACCGGCTCACCGCGCTGGACGACCGGATCGCCGCGCTCCAGGAGCTGCGCGGCCGGCTCGCGAAGCACATCGACGAGACCGTCACCCGCCGCCCCGTGGAGGGCACGGACTGA
- a CDS encoding MFS transporter — translation MSCHWPRAAFAAGTDDMVIAGVLPETAADLRVSEPAAGRLVTVFTLVFGLGTPVMPAPSQARLARRHGMRIDRVRVTTLSTHEADRP, via the coding sequence GTGTCCTGTCACTGGCCCCGGGCCGCCTTCGCCGCCGGAACCGACGACATGGTCATCGCCGGGGTGCTCCCCGAGACCGCCGCCGACCTGCGGGTGAGCGAGCCGGCGGCAGGCCGGCTCGTCACCGTCTTCACGCTCGTCTTCGGCCTGGGCACACCGGTCATGCCTGCACCCTCCCAGGCCCGCCTCGCCCGACGACACGGCATGAGGATCGATCGAGTTCGCGTCACCACCCTGAGCACCCATGAAGCCGACAGGCCCTGA
- a CDS encoding HAD family hydrolase produces MAGADHRRALETFAAVSENLDPHECLAALHELEDEDVRSGVYAAFDGASELLRSLPTESWALVTSNYEHRVRGRFLRTGLPVPSVIVDAATVEEGKPSPVPYLRAAARLGAEPEDCLVIEDAPSGVQSGLQAGMTVWGVNAAVAVEGVHRHFDSLREAVPHILAFVSGPHGYATA; encoded by the coding sequence ATCGCGGGGGCCGACCATCGCCGGGCCCTTGAGACGTTCGCTGCGGTCTCGGAGAACCTCGATCCGCATGAGTGCCTGGCCGCGCTGCACGAGTTGGAGGACGAGGACGTGCGGTCCGGCGTCTATGCGGCCTTCGACGGCGCGTCGGAGCTGCTGCGTAGTCTGCCGACGGAGTCCTGGGCGCTGGTGACCTCGAACTACGAGCACCGGGTGCGCGGCCGTTTCCTGAGGACGGGTCTGCCGGTGCCGAGCGTGATCGTGGACGCGGCCACTGTTGAGGAGGGCAAGCCCTCTCCCGTTCCGTATCTGCGGGCCGCTGCACGGCTGGGTGCCGAGCCGGAAGACTGCCTGGTCATTGAGGACGCACCGTCCGGAGTGCAGTCCGGACTACAGGCTGGGATGACGGTGTGGGGCGTGAACGCCGCGGTCGCGGTGGAGGGCGTACACCGCCACTTCGACAGCCTGCGTGAGGCGGTCCCGCACATCCTGGCCTTCGTGTCCGGACCGCACGGGTATGCCACGGCCTGA
- a CDS encoding S9 family peptidase: MALPELITIEELFGSPERTRASISPDGTRIAWLAPWKNRLNVWVSSVDSDTDARCVTADETRSVISYYWTDDPRRLLYTQDTDGDENWHVHRVDLEDPDAPVVDLTPFPGTKVLELDLPAERPGKVIVQLNARKPEEFDLAEIDIVTGELAVLAQNPGHVYGWLWGADGELFARTLTEEGDFALSRWNATAGELELITTFDGADYPVGINPFEMAPDGAGVWIGSTRGTDLTRVVRVDLTTGAETEVDSHPTLDLDGSRRAVAGLSSPLIRNRRTGALLGVRYLGERQEIRPVDPGFAAVLRNLEALSDGDLGELSSDDSGQRWVANFVHDRDPEVTYYYDHITGESRLLFRPYPHLAPDTMAPTRPVTITARDGLALPSYLTLPVGIEPSALPMVLLVHGGPWFRDSWGFDPEVQMLANRGYAVLQVNFRGSIGYGKSHTQAAIGEFAGAMHDDLIDAVDWAVAQGYADPGRIGIFGGSYGGYAALVGISFTPDRFAAAIDYVGMSNLANVMRSLPPFLQPALVANWFRYVGNPADPDQEADMLARSPISRVGHIRTPLLVVQGANDPRVVKAESDNIVAALREHGVEVEYMVKDDEGHGFLNPENRIDMYRAAERFLRRHLGGRHGLLEPTM, from the coding sequence ATGGCACTGCCAGAACTGATCACGATTGAGGAGCTCTTCGGCTCACCCGAGCGCACACGGGCCTCGATCTCGCCGGACGGCACCCGGATCGCCTGGCTCGCGCCGTGGAAGAACCGTCTGAACGTGTGGGTGAGCAGCGTCGACAGCGACACCGACGCGCGGTGCGTGACCGCTGACGAGACCCGCAGCGTGATCAGCTACTACTGGACCGACGATCCGCGCCGGCTGCTCTACACCCAGGACACCGACGGCGACGAGAACTGGCACGTCCACCGGGTCGACCTCGAGGATCCGGACGCCCCCGTGGTCGACCTCACGCCCTTTCCCGGGACGAAGGTCCTGGAGCTGGACCTGCCCGCCGAACGCCCTGGCAAGGTGATCGTGCAGCTCAACGCCAGGAAGCCCGAAGAGTTCGACCTGGCGGAGATCGACATCGTGACCGGTGAACTCGCCGTTCTGGCTCAGAACCCGGGCCACGTGTACGGCTGGCTGTGGGGCGCCGACGGCGAGCTGTTCGCCCGCACCCTGACCGAGGAGGGCGACTTCGCGCTGTCGCGCTGGAACGCGACGGCGGGCGAGCTGGAGCTGATCACCACCTTCGATGGCGCCGACTACCCGGTGGGGATCAACCCGTTCGAGATGGCCCCGGACGGAGCCGGTGTCTGGATCGGTTCGACGCGAGGCACTGACCTCACCCGCGTGGTCCGGGTCGACCTGACCACCGGAGCGGAGACCGAAGTCGACAGCCACCCGACCCTGGACCTCGACGGGTCCCGGCGCGCCGTCGCCGGTCTGTCGTCGCCGCTGATCCGTAACCGGCGCACCGGCGCGCTGCTCGGCGTGCGCTACCTCGGGGAACGGCAGGAGATCCGCCCGGTGGACCCGGGCTTCGCCGCCGTATTGCGGAACCTGGAGGCGCTCTCCGACGGAGACCTCGGAGAGCTCTCGTCCGACGACAGCGGGCAGCGATGGGTCGCGAACTTCGTCCACGACCGCGACCCCGAGGTCACCTACTACTACGACCACATCACCGGCGAGAGCCGACTGCTGTTCCGCCCCTACCCGCACCTCGCCCCGGACACAATGGCCCCCACGAGGCCGGTGACGATCACCGCGCGGGACGGGCTGGCCCTGCCGTCGTACCTGACACTGCCGGTGGGGATCGAACCGTCCGCGCTTCCGATGGTGCTGCTGGTCCACGGTGGCCCCTGGTTCCGGGACAGTTGGGGATTCGACCCCGAGGTGCAGATGCTGGCCAACCGTGGCTACGCCGTGCTCCAGGTCAACTTCCGCGGCTCCATCGGCTACGGCAAGTCCCACACGCAGGCCGCGATCGGGGAGTTCGCCGGCGCGATGCACGACGACCTGATCGACGCCGTCGACTGGGCGGTCGCCCAGGGCTACGCCGACCCGGGCCGGATCGGTATCTTCGGCGGGTCCTATGGCGGCTACGCCGCGCTCGTCGGCATCTCGTTCACCCCGGACCGCTTTGCCGCCGCCATCGACTACGTCGGCATGTCGAACCTGGCAAACGTCATGCGCTCGCTGCCCCCGTTCCTCCAACCCGCGCTCGTTGCCAACTGGTTCCGCTATGTGGGCAACCCCGCTGATCCCGATCAGGAGGCCGACATGCTGGCCCGCTCGCCGATCAGCCGGGTGGGGCACATCCGTACACCGTTGCTGGTGGTGCAAGGCGCGAACGACCCCCGCGTCGTGAAGGCCGAGTCCGACAACATCGTCGCCGCGCTGCGGGAGCACGGGGTCGAAGTCGAGTACATGGTCAAGGACGATGAAGGGCACGGGTTCCTGAACCCGGAGAACCGGATCGACATGTATCGAGCGGCCGAACGATTCCTGCGCCGACACCTGGGCGGACGGCACGGGCTCCTCGAACCGACCATGTAG
- a CDS encoding alpha/beta fold hydrolase, translating into MAACPAPGSRRRIRRTHFIAAGCAMALCATVAAPAAADGGTTTTTAKPTIVLVHGAFADASSWNGVVERLERRGYSVIAPANPLRGLYSDSTYIASVLDSIKGPLVLVGHSYGGALISSAAAGNGRVKSLVYVSALMPDVGESGMSLAARFPSELGTATNSVPYRAGGVSGTDLYLKPDRLRPVFAADLPESTTRVMAVTQRPVATTAFSEKAKVAAWKHIPSWFLVAKQGRTINPDQERFEAQRAGSHTVEIDSSHVAMITHPEAVTDLVLQAATAAESARPELPATGSPHAARTKTALTGIAAASLIAGAGAVLLGRRWGRPTS; encoded by the coding sequence ATGGCAGCATGCCCGGCACCCGGCTCACGGCGCCGAATACGTCGCACACACTTCATCGCAGCCGGGTGCGCCATGGCCCTGTGCGCGACCGTGGCAGCCCCTGCCGCCGCGGACGGCGGCACGACCACGACCACGGCCAAACCCACCATTGTGCTGGTGCACGGGGCGTTCGCGGACGCCTCCAGCTGGAACGGGGTGGTCGAGCGGCTCGAACGCCGTGGCTACTCCGTCATCGCCCCCGCCAACCCGCTACGCGGGCTGTACAGCGACTCCACCTACATCGCCTCCGTGCTGGACAGCATCAAGGGCCCGCTCGTGCTGGTGGGACACTCGTACGGCGGTGCCCTGATCAGCTCGGCCGCCGCGGGCAACGGCCGGGTGAAGTCCCTGGTGTACGTATCGGCGCTGATGCCCGACGTGGGCGAGAGCGGCATGTCCCTGGCCGCCAGGTTCCCCAGCGAACTCGGCACCGCCACGAACTCCGTTCCCTACCGGGCCGGCGGCGTCAGCGGGACCGACCTCTATCTCAAGCCCGACAGGCTCCGGCCTGTCTTCGCCGCCGACCTGCCGGAGAGCACCACGAGGGTCATGGCGGTGACCCAACGGCCAGTGGCAACGACCGCGTTCTCGGAGAAGGCCAAGGTGGCCGCCTGGAAACACATCCCCTCGTGGTTCCTCGTCGCGAAACAGGGCAGGACCATCAACCCCGACCAGGAACGCTTCGAGGCACAGCGCGCGGGGTCACACACGGTGGAGATCGACTCCTCCCACGTCGCCATGATCACCCACCCCGAAGCGGTCACCGACCTCGTCCTCCAAGCCGCCACGGCAGCCGAATCCGCCCGGCCCGAGCTGCCCGCCACCGGGTCCCCCCATGCCGCCCGGACCAAGACCGCACTCACCGGCATCGCCGCCGCCTCGTTGATCGCGGGCGCAGGAGCCGTCCTCCTGGGCCGCCGATGGGGGCGCCCCACGTCCTGA
- a CDS encoding SDR family oxidoreductase, protein MLLARKTAIVHGGSGAVGAAVARAFAREGAAGHLTGRTVPPLEDVARRIQDEGGVAHVAQLDATDRDAVDRHADAVAAAGNGIDICFNATSNDDMQGSPLLDMALADVLRPVTKAVTTTLTTATAAARHMVRRGSGVLLVMAGGRETIADLGGSHITWSALTGVCRQLAAELSPQGVRVSWLLSPGSPAPGEENRADKAALLAERPAYDDVANAAVFAASSWARTMTATELNLTGGLVPD, encoded by the coding sequence GTGCTACTGGCCAGAAAGACAGCGATCGTCCATGGCGGTTCCGGAGCAGTGGGGGCGGCTGTTGCTCGCGCCTTCGCACGCGAAGGCGCCGCGGGTCACCTCACCGGACGAACTGTGCCGCCCCTCGAAGACGTCGCGCGGCGCATCCAAGACGAGGGCGGGGTCGCCCACGTCGCCCAGCTGGACGCGACGGACCGCGACGCCGTCGACCGCCACGCCGATGCCGTGGCGGCCGCGGGCAACGGCATCGATATCTGCTTCAACGCCACGTCCAACGATGACATGCAGGGGAGCCCGCTCCTCGACATGGCCCTCGCCGACGTGCTCCGCCCGGTCACGAAGGCGGTGACGACCACCCTCACCACAGCCACTGCAGCAGCACGGCACATGGTCCGCCGTGGAAGCGGCGTCCTCCTCGTCATGGCCGGCGGACGCGAGACCATCGCCGACCTGGGAGGATCACACATCACCTGGTCCGCCCTCACAGGCGTCTGCCGGCAACTCGCAGCGGAACTCAGTCCGCAGGGTGTCCGCGTCTCCTGGCTTCTTTCACCCGGCTCTCCCGCACCCGGTGAGGAGAACCGGGCCGATAAGGCGGCGCTCCTGGCCGAGCGCCCCGCCTACGACGACGTCGCCAACGCCGCGGTCTTCGCCGCCTCCAGCTGGGCCCGCACGATGACAGCCACCGAACTCAACCTCACCGGTGGGCTCGTACCAGACTGA
- a CDS encoding VOC family protein produces the protein MNNDGIPAPSEGLLMTHFLTVRDVVRSRRFYSEVLGGQVVLDENPCIVKLANSWIIMNPGGGPTPDKPDVTLVPPSEPHTVSSFMNLRVADIEACYAQWSAKGAEFLTPPIDRRAEVRCYLRDPDGYLIEVGQATGMLEGIFARTDTNSG, from the coding sequence ATGAACAATGACGGCATTCCAGCCCCGAGTGAGGGGCTGCTGATGACGCATTTCTTGACGGTGCGTGATGTTGTGCGCTCGCGCCGCTTCTACAGCGAGGTGCTCGGCGGGCAGGTCGTCCTGGACGAGAACCCTTGCATCGTGAAGCTCGCCAACAGTTGGATCATCATGAATCCGGGCGGCGGCCCGACCCCGGACAAGCCTGACGTGACGCTGGTACCACCCAGTGAACCGCACACCGTCTCCAGCTTCATGAACCTGCGGGTCGCCGACATCGAGGCCTGCTACGCCCAATGGAGCGCGAAGGGAGCGGAGTTCCTGACTCCGCCGATCGACCGGCGTGCCGAAGTCCGCTGCTACCTGCGCGATCCTGATGGTTACTTGATCGAGGTCGGGCAGGCCACCGGAATGCTGGAGGGTATTTTCGCCCGCACCGACACCAATTCCGGGTAG
- a CDS encoding YjbQ family protein, with product MAGTFTTRTLTIATGATETMHDLTNACSAFLREAAHGRNGLLNVFTPHATSGLAVIETGAGSDDDLLAALRGILPADDRWGDRHGGPGRGSGHVLPALVPPHATLPVVDGELELGTSQSLVLVNTDRDSPERQVRLSFLG from the coding sequence ATGGCTGGCACCTTCACCACCCGCACGCTCACCATTGCAACCGGCGCCACGGAGACCATGCACGACCTGACGAACGCATGCTCCGCGTTTCTCCGGGAGGCCGCTCATGGGCGAAACGGACTGCTGAACGTTTTCACCCCCCACGCGACGTCCGGCCTGGCCGTCATCGAGACCGGCGCGGGCAGTGACGATGATCTGCTGGCAGCGCTTCGCGGCATTCTTCCCGCGGACGACCGCTGGGGGGACCGCCACGGTGGTCCAGGCCGCGGCAGCGGCCACGTGCTCCCGGCTCTGGTGCCACCACACGCCACGTTGCCCGTGGTCGATGGCGAGCTGGAGCTGGGGACCTCGCAGTCCCTCGTACTGGTGAACACCGACCGTGACAGCCCCGAGCGCCAGGTCCGGCTGTCCTTCCTCGGCTGA
- a CDS encoding DUF5994 family protein gives MTTTIPYTPAVEDRTSSLPLRLILAPAGTAPALLDGAWWPRSRDLTAELPALTAVLDPLWGRITRVTVNPTFWPVIPRKVPVDGHVVGVGWFTAEQDPHKLLLLSYSIGRWDLLVIPPETSPATAARLMTEAADPLGTLTASALMNEAEQRQIAEETELSLVSVWDSEGGHGASLPTSRSPARAVIAQVPDATESI, from the coding sequence ATGACCACGACCATTCCGTATACGCCGGCGGTCGAAGACCGGACCTCTTCGCTGCCCCTGCGACTCATACTGGCACCGGCCGGCACCGCACCAGCTCTGCTCGACGGTGCGTGGTGGCCCCGCTCCCGTGACCTCACGGCGGAACTTCCCGCACTGACGGCCGTCCTCGACCCGCTGTGGGGGCGGATCACCCGCGTCACGGTGAACCCCACCTTCTGGCCGGTCATCCCACGGAAGGTGCCCGTCGACGGGCATGTGGTGGGTGTCGGCTGGTTCACGGCCGAGCAAGACCCCCACAAGCTGCTGCTGCTCTCCTACAGCATCGGCCGCTGGGACCTGCTGGTCATCCCCCCGGAGACCAGCCCGGCCACCGCCGCCCGGCTCATGACAGAGGCCGCCGATCCGCTCGGCACCCTCACCGCGAGCGCCCTGATGAACGAAGCGGAGCAACGCCAGATCGCGGAGGAGACGGAACTGTCCCTCGTCTCGGTCTGGGACTCCGAAGGCGGCCATGGAGCAAGCCTGCCGACCTCTCGTTCCCCCGCCCGAGCAGTCATTGCTCAGGTACCAGACGCGACGGAAAGTATCTGA